In a single window of the Antedon mediterranea chromosome 1, ecAntMedi1.1, whole genome shotgun sequence genome:
- the LOC140063101 gene encoding polycystin-1-like protein 2 — MKPEYSYTYTIVVYIKINASPTQDNHDLNCTLIQSVTAILNDSDVFKFNETEMRHTGDTVCFFSNTVMNSFLSNASSDIYINVRHERLRSKGNDTVPDEENEEFIPMYYNISSFTSQCYYRSSSDTEWHYIECEVGKDSTRDTTQCFCYYLAPSESEGHQRSKRSIENYGQESEQEENLVTVGGSFSVPMNSINLRNSAFTKLSENPVVFTFMTCCLCAYIVIIIWARKEDKRDVARAGITPMSDNDPRHTYKYEITIFTGVRRQSSTTANVSFILQGEKGETGIRIIKDKKRPILQRSGIDSFLMTVQQTLGTLVHLRIWHDNTGHSPQWFLSRVSVKDIQTNRTYYFMLDRWLALEEDDGQIERIVPTAGQSELTSFGHLFHSRTRRNITDSHLWVSVFMRPPKSNFTRCQRTTCCLSLLFCTMMANILFYGIDITANESSSFSFGPVSFSTGQLVIGIISTLMVFPINLIIVQLFRLSRPRLKKKRGCCKRNDVEKARFKPQSFKTSSISSKEDLRLQRDLLESSINGENVKGESPSRSEVGTSRVELYVPSKMKERRKSSLPLPWWCKYVAWALAWMTIGLAFWLTIEVAGEFGSKKAGEWVVTMSISLTQDIFINQPIKVLLLATFYSLVIKSPDKEDDELTNVQLENDEEFLHDEQLKEEDLDDPSKLEEFEKKRMAEVASALPPDQDEIRDQRDIRMKEIKMHEILKEITVYAVFLCLLMGVAFGNIGKDNYSLRASMVQTFVKASYNGKMHFTKVSTRDYFWNYTNNVFLPSLYAGVSYNGQADPKSAVEHLVADRTSSLTSVARLRQLRVKDDACVVSSPMHMLIDNCRPEYSSASEDTRHFNEHWIPLKNQTHPTSSVGNENMWRYKSWYDLGSLPYWGTYALYNGGGYVAELGYTLDDALEIAEYLRSTKWVDQHTRAVFFEFSIFNPSTNLYGVAYMIAEFLPTGGAIPHYNFHPVLLDRYSSAASFLVILCEVCFALFILWYLFREIMLFRKQKFNYFKNASNLLEFIVLSLSLMAFIVFVYRYFINESLLAKREENIREFMNFQFFGQLDQIYYYILGFILFISTIKFLKLLRFNRKMLMLANTIGSCYKELLNFFVMFVIIFASYASVGYMIFFTGVQTYRSIIGTVESLFSTLLGKFDFEAMTQTNRVLGPIFFFSFILMIVFILMNMFLTIINEAFARTRAETSRRQNSLEIVEFMIQRFKVWTGFAEKRVRKVPRRKHTYIEGVDPIQIECDAMSQKLLLMVDKLNDLIRKEKEVQGFEKSTKRPIFVA, encoded by the exons ATGAAACCTGAGTATTCGTATACTTATACAATTGtagtttatattaaaattaatgccTCACCCACTCAAG ACAATCATGACTTAAACTGTACTTTGATACAAAGTGTGACTGCAATTCTTAATGATTCTGATGTATTCAAATTTAATGAGACAGAGATGAGACACACAGGCGACACAGTCTGTTTCTTTTCAAACACTGTCATGAACAG TTTTTTGTCCAACGCATCTTCGGATATATACATAAATGTCCGACATGAACGGTTACGCAGCAAAGGAAATGACACCGTTCCCGATGAAGAAAATGAagaatttataccaatgtactATAATATCTCGTCGTTTACCTCTCAATGTTACTACAGAAGCTCATCAGATACAGAATGGCATTATATAGAGTGTGAG GTTGGCAAAGATTCAACACGTGACACTactcaatgtttttgttactATCTTGCACCGTCTGAAAGTGAAGGTCATCAAAGGTCAAAACGAAGCATTGAAAATTATGGTCAAGAGTCGGAACAAGAAGAAAACCTTGTTACCGTCGGAGGATCGTTTTCAGTACCAATGAACTCGATTAATTTACGCAACTCGGCATTTACAAAACTGAGTGAAAATCCAGTTGTCTTCACCTTCATGACCTGCTGTCTGTGTGCGtatattgttatcattatttgGGCGCGCAAAGAAGATAAACGAGATGTCGCAAGG GCTGGCATTACTCCAATGTCTGATAACGACCCAAGACATACGTACAAGTACGAGATCACAATATTCACCGGGGTGAGAAGACAGTCTTCTACCACTGCCAATGTTTCCTTCATCCTTCAAGGTGAGAAAGGTGAAACAGGCATCCGTATCATCAAAGATAAGAAACGACCAATCCTTCAACGAAGCGGGATTGATTCATTTCTGATGACTGTACAGCAGACATTAGGTACGCTGGTGCACCTTCGAATCTGGCATGATAACACTGGTCATAGTCCGCAATGGTTCTTGAGCCGTGTGTCTGTTAAGGACATTCAAACCAATAGAACGTATTACTTTATGTTGGATCGATGGCTAGCCCTAGAGGAAGATGATGGCCAG ATTGAGCGTATAGTACCGACTGCAGGGCAGAGTGAACTAACAAGTTTTGGGCATTTATTTCACAGTCGGACTAGGCGAAACATTACAGATAGTCACCTTTGGGTGTCGGTTTTTATGCGTCCTCCGAAAAGCAACTTCACCAGGTGTCAAAGAACCACATGCTGTTTGTCACTTCTCTTTTGTACTATGATGGCCAACATTCTTTTTTATGGCATCGATATCACAGCAAATGAATCTTCTTCGTTTTCGTTTGGACCAGTTAGTTTCTCAACAGGTCAACTCGTTATTGGTATTATCAGCACATTGATGGTGTTCCCGATAAATCTGATTATCGTTCAACTATTTCGTCTTTCGCGTCCGagactaaaaaaaaaacgtggTTGTTGTAAACGAAATGACGTAGAAAAAGCAAGATTCAAGCCGCAAAGTTTCAAAACATCCAGTATTTCTTCGAAAGAGGATCTCAGATTACAACGAGATCTGTTAGAATCAAGCATCAATGGTGAAAATGTCAAAGGTGAAAGTCCATCTAGATCTGAAGTCGGTACATCTCGTGTTGAATTATATGTACCATCTAAAATGAAAGAAAGACGCAAGTCATCGTTACCACTACCTTGGTGGTGTAAATATGTTGCATGGGCATTGGCTTGGATGACGATTGGATTGGCGTTTTGGCTCACCATAGAAGTTGCTGGAGAGTTTGGATCAAAGAAGGCTGGCGAATGGGTCGTAACAATGTCTATATCACTAACTCAAGATATCTTCATCAACCAACCAATAAAG GTATTGCTGTTGGCCACATTCTACTCCCTCGTAATCAAAAGTCCAGACAAAGAAGACGATGAATTAACAAATGTGCAGCTAGAGAATGACGAAGAGTTTTTGCATGATGAGCAATTGAAGGAGGAAGACCTTGACGACCCCAGTAAGCTGGAGGAGTTCGAAAAGAAGCGAATGGCAGAAGTAGCAAGTGCACTTCCCCCAGATCAAGATGAGATTAGAGATCAAAGAGATATTAG gatGAAAGAAATTAAGATGCATGAGATACTGAAAGAAATCACAGTTTATGCTGTGTTTTTATGTCTGTTGATGGGAGTTGCATTTGGAAACATTGGTAAAGATAATTACTCTCTTCGTGCTTCGATGGTGCAGACATTTGTAAAAGCCTCTTACAATGGAAAAATGCATTTTACCAAGGTTTCAACACGTGATTATTTCTGGAACTACACCAACAATGTGTTTCTGCCAAGCCTGTATGCTGGCGTCTCCTACAATGGTCAAGCAGACCCTAAGAGTGCTGTGGAGCACCTGGTAGCTGATCGTACCTCATCGTTGACTTCTGTAGCAAGGCTTAGACAGCTCAGGGTTAAAGAtg ATGCCTGTGTTGTTTCTTCACCAATGCACATGCTTATTGATAATTGTCGACCTGAGTACAGCTCCGCATCTGAAGATACCAGACATTTTAATGAACATTGGATTCCACTGAAGAACCAAACAC atcCAACATCATCTGTTGGAAATGAAAACATGTGGAGATACAAGTCTTGGTATGATCTGGGTTCACTTCCATACTGGGGTACGTATGCCCTGTATAATGGTGGTGGCTATGTTGCTGAACTTGGCTACACTCTTGATGATGCCTTGGAAATCGCAGAATATCTACGATCTACAAAATGGGTAGATCAACATACAAGAGCGGTGTTTTTCGAGTTTTCAATATTTAATCCTTCGACAAATCTGTACGGCGTTGCATATATGATTGCAGAGTTCTTGCCGACTGGAG GTGCTATACCACATTACAATTTCCATCCTGTTTTATTGGATCGTTACTCAAGTGCTGCCAGTTTCTTGGTGATCTTGTGTGAAGTTTGTTTTGCTTTGTTTATTCTTTGGTACCTCTTCAGAGAAATCATGTTATTCAGAAAACAGAAGTTTAACTACTTCAAAAATGCAAGTAACCTGTTGGAGTTCATTGTTTTGTCGTTATCGTTGATGGCTTTCATTGTGTTCGTCTACCGATATTTCATTAATGAGAGTCTGTTGGCAAAACGAGAGGAAAACATCCGAGAATTCATGAACTTTCAATTCTTTGGACAGTTGGATCAG atATACTACTACATACTGGGATTCATTCTGTTCATTTCTAcaatcaagtttttaaaattactgCGCTTTAACCGTAAAATGCTGATGCTTGCCAATACAATTGGTTCCTGCTACAAAGAGTTACTCAACTTTTTTGTTATGTTTGTCATCATATTTGCATCTTATGCATCAGTAGGCTACATGATCTTCTTCACTGGTGTTCAAACATACCGGTCTATCATAGGGACAGTTGAGTCTCTGTTCTCTACATTATTAG ggAAATTTGACTTTGAGGCTATGACACAGACAAACAGGGTCTTGGGACCAATATTCTTCTTCAGTTTTATCTTGATGATTGTCTTCATTCTCATGAACATGTTCCTAACGATCATCAATGAGGCTTTTGCAAGGACCAGAGCTGAAACAAGTCGCAGACAGAACTCGCTTGAAATCGTTGAGTTTATGATACAACGATTTAAGGTTTGGACAGGTTTTGCGGAAAAAAGAGTTAGAAAAGTGCCTCGTagaaaacatacatacatagaAG gaGTGGATCCCATTCAGATTGAGTGCGATGCCATGAGTCAAAAGTTGCTCCTAATGGTTGACAAACTAAATGACCTTATTCGAAAAGAAAAAGAAGTTCAAGGGTTTGAAAAGAGTACAAAACGTCCGATATTTGTTGCTTAA
- the LOC140063105 gene encoding cytochrome c oxidase subunit 6B1-like, with amino-acid sequence MADVMDAIKNYKTAPFDARFPNQNQTKNCWQNYVDFHRCQKIKGEDYAPCEWFKRVYQSLCPNSWVESWDEQRENGTYPTKI; translated from the exons ATGGCTGATGTAATGGATGCTATAAAGAACTACAAGACTGCACCTTTTGATGCACGATTTCCCAATCAAAATCAAACAAAGAATTGCTGGCAGAATTATGTAGATTTTCACAGGTGCCAAAAAATCAAAGGGGAGGATTATGCACCATGTGAATGGTTTAAGAGAGTCTACCAATCTCTATGTCCTAATAGCTGG GTGGAATCATGGGACGAACAAAGAGAAAATGGAACATATCCAACAAAAATCTAA
- the LOC140063113 gene encoding transmembrane protein 180-like isoform X1: protein MKERRNDNNRRAFKMVQASSNRRTLHLNAFAYSLTTFGASLMTGVFSFYYVKLFLNKYEISESWFQISQVVYLLWNAINDPLFAYFQDNSNIAVFRQRRLSILYGAPIFAVSFLFPWFPWRDYEKNDWLCGVHLMVTLSFYDALYTFVLLAQCALFAEISTKYEDRILLTNWSQIAKTLGATSVFFTEFISNSMQNFQAFQMCCVLIAFVGWLSMTYTGRNVHTHQDAMFEKQKSESLLEPEKIQLSLYNSFKQICFEKNFLCFIGTNFLMVFHIQYLVSFLAILGDQLIPDDDISSFSRKVVYGSTQILPQVLVLLLSSTVSKIGYYSLMVCSFYLKLILASLMFLLGPTHTWFIAFFLLLDCGLSNAVFNFANLPLSDIIDDDQQRHQRKSPLSSSVFGFNALFTKPAQSFAPMLVVSILNSHGYTEMKHGTASEDQSEELHAAMFNILCLLPIAIAVLQLIVWRPYSIRSSHKIVPVHLEN, encoded by the exons ATGAAAGAGAG ACGCAACGACAACAACAGGAGGGCGTTCAAAATGGTACAAGCTTCTAGTAACAGAAGAACATTGCATTTAAATGCGTTTGCTTACTCTTTAACAACATTTGGTGCAAGTCTAATGACAGGCGTCTTTAGTTTTTACTATGTTAAATTATTCCTAAATAAGTACGAGATTTCTGAATCATGGTTTCAAATTTCGCAGGTAGTTTACCTTCTTTGGAATGCCATCAATGACCCTCTGTTTGCTTATTTCCAAGATAACTCAAACATTGCTGTCTTTCGACAGCGTAGATTATCAATACTGTACGGAGCACCAATCTTTgctgtttcttttcttttcccTTGGTTTCCCTGGCGTGACTATGAAAAAAACGACTGGTTGTGTGGCGTACATTTAATGGTAACATTGTCATTTTATGATGCTTTGTATACCTTTGTATTGCTCGCTCAGTGCGCCCTCTTTGCTGAGATATCTACCAAGTACGAAGATCGTATACTTTTGACGAATTGGAGCCAAATTGCTAAAACCCTTGGAGCTACTAGCGTCTTCTTCACAGAGTTTATATCCAATAGCATGCAGAATTTTCAAGCATTTCAAATGTGCTGCGTGCTTATTGCATTCGTTGGCTGGTTATCGATGACCTACACAGGTCGCAATGTTCACACTCATCAGGACGCAATGTTCGAAAAACAAAAGTCAGAGTCTCTGCTCGAACCGGAAAAAATACAACTGTCTTTGTATAACAGCTTTAAGCAGATATGCTTTGAGAAGAACTTTCTATGTTTCATAGGAACCAACTTTCTGATGGTTttccatatacagtatttagtaaGCTTTCTGGCAATCCTTGGAGATCAACTTATACCAGATGATGATATTAGTAGTTTTTCACGGAAAGTAGTGTACGGATCCACTCAGATCCTGCCTcag GTGTTGGTGTTGCTGTTAAGCTCGACAGTTTCAAAAATAGGATACTACAGTCTAATGGTTTGTTCCTTCTATCTCAAGCTTATCTTGGCATCATTAATGTTCCTGCTTGGGCCTACACATACATGGTTTATTgctttctttttacttttagattg TGGTTTATCAAATGCCGTTTTTAATTTTGCAAATCTTCCACTGTCTGACATTATTGATGATGACCAACAACGGCACCAACGCAA gagTCCACTATCATCTTCCGTGTTTGGCTTCAATGCCCTTTTTACTAAACCAGCTCAGTCGTTTGCTCCAATGTTGGTTGTAAGTATTCTCAATAGCCATGGTTACACTGAGATGAAACACGGAACAGCCTCAGAAGATCAGAGTGAAGAACTGCATGCTGCGATGTTCAACATTCTGTGTTTGCTTCCAATAGCTATTGCTGTTCTGCAGCTGATTGTATGGAGACCTTACTCAATACGATCCAGTCATAAGATTGTTCCAGTTCATCTAGAAAATTGA
- the LOC140063113 gene encoding transmembrane protein 180-like isoform X2, with product MVQASSNRRTLHLNAFAYSLTTFGASLMTGVFSFYYVKLFLNKYEISESWFQISQVVYLLWNAINDPLFAYFQDNSNIAVFRQRRLSILYGAPIFAVSFLFPWFPWRDYEKNDWLCGVHLMVTLSFYDALYTFVLLAQCALFAEISTKYEDRILLTNWSQIAKTLGATSVFFTEFISNSMQNFQAFQMCCVLIAFVGWLSMTYTGRNVHTHQDAMFEKQKSESLLEPEKIQLSLYNSFKQICFEKNFLCFIGTNFLMVFHIQYLVSFLAILGDQLIPDDDISSFSRKVVYGSTQILPQVLVLLLSSTVSKIGYYSLMVCSFYLKLILASLMFLLGPTHTWFIAFFLLLDCGLSNAVFNFANLPLSDIIDDDQQRHQRKSPLSSSVFGFNALFTKPAQSFAPMLVVSILNSHGYTEMKHGTASEDQSEELHAAMFNILCLLPIAIAVLQLIVWRPYSIRSSHKIVPVHLEN from the exons ATGGTACAAGCTTCTAGTAACAGAAGAACATTGCATTTAAATGCGTTTGCTTACTCTTTAACAACATTTGGTGCAAGTCTAATGACAGGCGTCTTTAGTTTTTACTATGTTAAATTATTCCTAAATAAGTACGAGATTTCTGAATCATGGTTTCAAATTTCGCAGGTAGTTTACCTTCTTTGGAATGCCATCAATGACCCTCTGTTTGCTTATTTCCAAGATAACTCAAACATTGCTGTCTTTCGACAGCGTAGATTATCAATACTGTACGGAGCACCAATCTTTgctgtttcttttcttttcccTTGGTTTCCCTGGCGTGACTATGAAAAAAACGACTGGTTGTGTGGCGTACATTTAATGGTAACATTGTCATTTTATGATGCTTTGTATACCTTTGTATTGCTCGCTCAGTGCGCCCTCTTTGCTGAGATATCTACCAAGTACGAAGATCGTATACTTTTGACGAATTGGAGCCAAATTGCTAAAACCCTTGGAGCTACTAGCGTCTTCTTCACAGAGTTTATATCCAATAGCATGCAGAATTTTCAAGCATTTCAAATGTGCTGCGTGCTTATTGCATTCGTTGGCTGGTTATCGATGACCTACACAGGTCGCAATGTTCACACTCATCAGGACGCAATGTTCGAAAAACAAAAGTCAGAGTCTCTGCTCGAACCGGAAAAAATACAACTGTCTTTGTATAACAGCTTTAAGCAGATATGCTTTGAGAAGAACTTTCTATGTTTCATAGGAACCAACTTTCTGATGGTTttccatatacagtatttagtaaGCTTTCTGGCAATCCTTGGAGATCAACTTATACCAGATGATGATATTAGTAGTTTTTCACGGAAAGTAGTGTACGGATCCACTCAGATCCTGCCTcag GTGTTGGTGTTGCTGTTAAGCTCGACAGTTTCAAAAATAGGATACTACAGTCTAATGGTTTGTTCCTTCTATCTCAAGCTTATCTTGGCATCATTAATGTTCCTGCTTGGGCCTACACATACATGGTTTATTgctttctttttacttttagattg TGGTTTATCAAATGCCGTTTTTAATTTTGCAAATCTTCCACTGTCTGACATTATTGATGATGACCAACAACGGCACCAACGCAA gagTCCACTATCATCTTCCGTGTTTGGCTTCAATGCCCTTTTTACTAAACCAGCTCAGTCGTTTGCTCCAATGTTGGTTGTAAGTATTCTCAATAGCCATGGTTACACTGAGATGAAACACGGAACAGCCTCAGAAGATCAGAGTGAAGAACTGCATGCTGCGATGTTCAACATTCTGTGTTTGCTTCCAATAGCTATTGCTGTTCTGCAGCTGATTGTATGGAGACCTTACTCAATACGATCCAGTCATAAGATTGTTCCAGTTCATCTAGAAAATTGA
- the LOC140063131 gene encoding eukaryotic elongation factor 2 kinase-like gives MSVNINLVPVAMDTEEDDDLNIKTLTEIEVVDHVSAVHKPIPRPINMAVRRRWQRVMRKAIQCTDPWEDFHLEVFKEEKAKRFRYNAIDQSWVVDMVFVKMADVPFANGAMRECFRMKKISNMSRTKNWKHSGNFVSKRYMASVERDVYFNDVRLQMDAKLWAEEYNRHHPPKPIDIMAMCILEFKDRPGSPLYHIENFIEGDYMKYNSNSGFVRDEALRLTPQAFSHFTFERSGHKLIVVDIQGVGDLWTDPQIHTSNGTEYNDGNLGTKGMALFFFTHTCNTICEKMDMTPFDMHSSEIADHSRYLDMHKNSSTVCSGEEEPVFRPRPRKSITPLDMTKFIIREVRERHISECSEESMEEMDYKFERRTSSDSNRSLSESSDTIGDLPPSRFANSRPVIDKRRALRYGASICFTSPASPEEVCMPSSPLSEIADEDENGEEEHGTTTNHVTFGRNRSRTISGGEGDSMTREEEAAAYFKCNMKARASCVNLEMQLRLRANMRKSDDSILGKIHMDMARYHEIGRFAQTDDVRNMEAALYHLEQSGLCGSLEAIINLAKIYLQLPHDVLEDHSVEDNPQNQDKGLDYMEQAADARDRASQIYMAKAFDTGNGLGTQREKDWDEALHWYSSVTDAPQDDDSGGYDAVVDTPIYQLIARQAEIYREGGFGVDKDPSRAGDLYNEAAESAMASMKGRLANKYYMLAEEAYGEVEEED, from the exons ATGTCAGTCAACATCAATTTGGTACCGGTTGCTATGGATACAGAGGAAGATGATGACTTGAACATAAAAACATTGACAGAGATCGAAGTAGTTGATCATGTCTCTGCCGTCCACAAACCAATTCCAAGGCCCATTAATATGGCTGTGCGACGGCGGTGGCAGAGGGTTATGAGAAAAGCAATCCAGTGTACCGATCCATGGGAGGATTTTCACTTGGAGGTGTTTAAGGAAGAGAAAGCCAAGAGATTCAGGTATAATGCCATTGACCAATCATGGGTCGTGGATATGGTCTTCGTCAAAATGGCTGATGTG CCATTTGCAAATGGAGCCATGAGGGAATGCTTTCGAAT GAAAAAAATCTCAAACATGAGCAGAACAAAGAACTGGAAACATTCTGGTAATTTTGTTTCTAAGCGGTACATGGCATCTGTTGAACGAGACGTCTATTTTAATGATGTGCGATTGCAAATGGATGCTAAGCTCTGGGCCGAGGAATATAACAGACACCATCCACCTAAACCG ATTGACATTATGGCCATGTGCATTTTGGAGTTCAAAGATCGACCTGGTAGCCCACTTTACCACATCGAGAATTTCATTGAGGGTGACTACATGAAGTATAACTCAAATTCTGGCTTTGTCCGAGACGAAGCATTGAGACTCACTCCACAG gCCTTCAGTCATTTCACATTTGAAAGGTCAGGTCACAAGTTGATTGTTGTTGATATTCAAG GTGTTGGTGACCTTTGGACTGATCCACAGATTCACACCTCCAATGGAACAGAGTACAACGATGGAAATCTTGGTACGAAGGGGATGGCGCTGTTCTTCTTCACACATACTTGTAACACTATCTGTGAAAAGATGGACATGACACCATTTGATATGCACTCATCAGAAATTGCTGATCATTCTAGATATCTTGATATGCAT AAGAATTCATCAACAGTTTGTAGTGGTGAAGAGGAGCCAGTATTCCGCCCTCGTCCTCGCAAATCAATCACACCACTTGATATGACCAAGTTCATAATACGCGAAGTTAGAGAACGCCACATATCAGAATGCTCCGAAGAAAGCATGGAAGAAATGGATTACAAGTTTGAAAGACGTACGTCTTCTGACAGTAACCGATCGTTATCGGAAAGTTCTGACACTATTGGTGATCTTCCACCGTCACGTTTTGCCAATTCCAGACCGGTCATTGATAAGAGACGGGCATTGAGATATGGCGCATCAATTTGTTTTACGTCACCTGCATCTCCAGAAGAGGTTTGCATGCCGTCATCTCCTTTGTCAGAGATTGCGGACGAGGATGAGAACGGAGAGGAGGAACATGGTACGACTACAAATCATGTGACTTTTGGAAGAAATAGAAGCCGTACAATTTCAGGTGGAGAAGGAGACTCTATGACGAGG GAAGAAGAAGCCGCTGCATATTTTAAGTGCAACATGAAGGCTCGTGCATCCTGCGTTAATTTGGAAATGCAGTTAAGATTACGAGCAAATATGAGAAAATCGGATGATTCCATTCTTGGCAAG ATTCACATGGACATGGCCCGTTACCACGAAATTGGACGGTTTGCTCAGACAGATGATGTACGTAATATGGAGGCCGCCCTCTATCATCTTGAACAGTCGGGCCTCTGTGGATCACTTGAAGCTATCATCAATCTTGCTAAGATATATCTGCAGCTACCGCATGATGTCCTCGAAGACCACTCAGTTGAG GACAATCCTCAAAATCAGGACAAAGGGTTAGACTACATGGAGCAGGCTGCAGATGCCAGAGACAGGGCTTCACAGATATACATGGCTAAAGCATTTGACACTGGTAATGGCCTAGGCACACAGAG AGAGAAAGATTGGGATGAAGCTCTCCATTGGTACTCTTCCGTCACAGATGCTCCGCAAGACGATGATTCTGGTGGCTATGATGCTGTCGTTGATACGCCCATATATCAATTGATTGCTAGACAAGCAGAAATATACAGGGAGGGCGGTTTTGGTGTCGATAAAGATCCATCACGTGCAG GTGACCTGTACAATGAAGCAGCAGAAAGTGCAATGGCAAGTATGAAAGGCCGATTAGCTAATAAATACTACATGTTGGCAGAAGAGGCATATGGAGAGGTCGAGGAAGAAGATTAG